A DNA window from Gillisia sp. Hel1_33_143 contains the following coding sequences:
- a CDS encoding MarC family protein translates to MNIDFREIATATMILFAVIDIIGSIPIIIDLKKKAGKIQSEKASIVAGILMIVFLFLGKQILNLIGIDVNSFAVAGSLILFFLALEMILGITLYKDDAPETAAVVPLAFPLIAGAGTMTSILSLRAEYETINIIIAIIVNIIFVYLVLKSSGKIEHFLGKQGINVIRKIFGVILLAIAVKLFAANIQNLFA, encoded by the coding sequence ATGAATATAGATTTTAGAGAAATAGCCACTGCTACCATGATTTTATTCGCTGTAATAGATATTATTGGAAGTATTCCTATTATTATAGATCTGAAGAAAAAAGCAGGGAAGATACAAAGTGAAAAGGCTTCTATAGTTGCCGGAATTCTGATGATCGTTTTTCTATTTTTAGGGAAACAGATCTTAAATTTGATTGGGATAGACGTAAACTCTTTTGCGGTTGCCGGTTCCTTAATTTTATTCTTTCTAGCTTTAGAAATGATACTCGGAATTACGCTTTACAAAGATGATGCTCCAGAAACTGCTGCCGTTGTGCCGTTAGCATTTCCTTTAATTGCAGGTGCCGGAACCATGACTTCCATACTATCTCTTAGAGCGGAATATGAAACTATTAATATTATTATAGCAATTATAGTTAACATCATATTTGTCTACCTGGTTTTAAAATCTTCTGGGAAGATCGAGCATTTCTTAGGAAAACAGGGAATCAATGTGATACGTAAGATTTTTGGTGTAATTTTGTTAGCAATTGCAGTAAAATTGTTTGCAGCAAATATTCAAAATCTGTTTGCGTAA
- a CDS encoding DUF3109 family protein — MFQIGKTIVSEEIIQKDFVCNLSACKGACCVDGDAGAPLDEEEARILKEIYPKVKPFLRKEGIAAIEAQGTSITGEDGELETPLINGADCAYVIFDKSTALCGIEEAYNQGEVSWKKPVSCHLYPVRVQDYSEFSAVNYHHWHICDDACSLGKELQVPVYKFVKEALIRKFGEDWYMELEKTAASISK, encoded by the coding sequence ATGTTTCAAATAGGCAAAACCATAGTTTCTGAAGAGATAATCCAAAAGGATTTTGTGTGCAACCTTTCTGCGTGTAAAGGCGCTTGCTGTGTAGATGGCGATGCCGGAGCACCTCTAGATGAAGAGGAAGCAAGAATTCTAAAAGAGATCTATCCTAAGGTAAAACCTTTTTTAAGGAAAGAAGGAATTGCAGCTATTGAGGCTCAAGGCACCTCAATTACCGGAGAAGATGGAGAACTTGAAACTCCACTTATAAATGGAGCAGATTGCGCCTATGTGATCTTCGATAAATCTACTGCTCTTTGTGGGATAGAAGAAGCCTATAACCAAGGAGAAGTATCTTGGAAAAAACCGGTTTCCTGTCACTTATACCCAGTTAGAGTTCAGGATTATTCTGAATTCTCAGCAGTTAATTATCATCATTGGCATATTTGCGATGATGCTTGTTCTCTAGGAAAAGAACTTCAGGTACCAGTTTATAAATTCGTAAAAGAAGCCTTGATCAGAAAATTTGGTGAAGACTGGTATATGGAACTGGAGAAGACAGCAGCCTCCATCTCTAAATAA
- a CDS encoding DUF808 domain-containing protein produces the protein MASGFFALLDDIAALMDDVSVMTKVAGKKTAGILGDDLAVNAEKASGFMSSREIPVLWAITKGSLLNKIIILPIAFLLSAFVPVAITIILIIGGLYLAYEGAEKIYEYIFPHAHATEKPVLEELSEEEVLAREKDKIKSAVLTDFILSVEIIIIALGTVSTEPIVSQIIVVTIIALIATVGVYGIVALIVRMDEFGAKLINMNDRDDSFSDKLGRFLVAALPKVIKSLSVIGTIALLLVSGGIFSHNVDFLHGLFENIPAIVVEFFLGLIAGILMLGLVNIGKKSWKAVRTN, from the coding sequence ATGGCCTCTGGATTTTTTGCATTGTTAGATGATATTGCTGCTTTAATGGATGATGTTTCTGTTATGACAAAGGTGGCAGGTAAAAAAACCGCAGGGATATTAGGGGATGATCTAGCTGTGAATGCAGAGAAAGCATCTGGCTTTATGTCTTCCAGAGAAATTCCTGTGCTTTGGGCAATTACCAAAGGATCTTTATTAAATAAAATAATAATTCTACCCATTGCATTTCTACTAAGTGCATTTGTGCCTGTAGCCATAACAATTATTTTAATTATAGGTGGATTGTATCTTGCTTATGAGGGGGCAGAGAAGATCTATGAATATATATTTCCACATGCTCATGCAACAGAAAAACCGGTTTTAGAAGAACTTTCTGAGGAAGAGGTTTTAGCTAGAGAGAAAGACAAAATTAAATCTGCCGTTCTAACAGATTTTATCCTTTCTGTAGAAATTATAATTATTGCTCTAGGTACGGTTAGTACAGAACCTATAGTTTCACAAATAATAGTAGTAACCATTATTGCCTTAATTGCTACGGTGGGAGTTTATGGAATAGTAGCTCTTATAGTACGCATGGATGAATTTGGAGCCAAACTTATTAATATGAATGATAGAGATGATAGCTTTTCAGACAAACTTGGTAGGTTTCTAGTAGCTGCTTTACCAAAGGTGATCAAAAGTTTATCTGTAATTGGTACCATAGCTTTATTACTCGTTTCAGGCGGAATATTCTCGCATAACGTTGATTTCCTACATGGCCTATTTGAGAACATTCCGGCAATAGTTGTAGAATTCTTTCTTGGACTTATAGCTGGAATTCTGATGCTAGGTTTGGTGAACATTGGTAAAAAATCTTGGAAAGCTGTGAGAACTAATTAA
- a CDS encoding S41 family peptidase, translated as MKSKNKIYLPFLLGLACAAGLILGSQLNFTQEQVLFSSNSKKEKLNRLIDYIEYEYVDEVNTDSIVDVTVNKILENLDPHSVYIPKKEYASVTENMNGDFVGIGVSFYQVEDTIVVIQPMKGGPSEKIGIKGGDRILYANDQKLFNRDLGTDSIIAQLKGEENSKVKLKVYRKGVDKLLNFELERSRVPIKSIDAAYMLTDKLGYIKVNRFSETTYQEFKESLSHLRTLGAKEIAIDLRDNPGGYLSEAVNIVDEFLKDGNLILFTKNKSGAIEKTFAKNKGNYEDKPLYVLINENSASASEIVAGAFQDNDRGTIIGRRSYGKGLVQREMALGDGSAVRLTIARYYTPTGRSIQKPYNLGNEAYFNDYIRRYKNGELAHADSIHVTDSLKYTTPAGKIVYGGGGIIPDIFIPKDTNSEKEALSFLLRSSGLFSKFIFQELERDRSFYNKLTWEEFKDREMITDKTISNFFKFTKDENIPLDIKNNLPILKTYLEAVMAEQLFSTNEFQRIINIDDRIIQKVIELSQSN; from the coding sequence TTGAAGAGTAAAAATAAAATATACCTGCCTTTTTTATTAGGTTTAGCGTGTGCCGCAGGATTGATCTTGGGGTCACAGCTCAATTTTACTCAAGAGCAGGTGTTATTTAGTTCTAATAGCAAAAAAGAAAAGCTGAACAGGCTTATAGATTATATTGAATATGAATATGTAGATGAGGTTAATACGGATAGCATTGTAGACGTTACTGTAAATAAAATTCTCGAAAATCTAGATCCACATTCTGTTTACATTCCCAAAAAGGAATATGCCAGCGTTACCGAGAATATGAATGGCGATTTTGTAGGAATTGGAGTGAGCTTTTATCAAGTGGAAGATACCATTGTAGTTATTCAGCCTATGAAAGGAGGACCTAGCGAAAAAATAGGGATTAAAGGCGGAGATAGGATCTTATATGCTAATGATCAAAAATTATTTAATAGAGATCTAGGTACAGATTCCATAATAGCACAACTAAAGGGGGAAGAGAACTCTAAGGTTAAATTGAAGGTTTACAGAAAAGGCGTTGATAAATTGCTGAATTTTGAATTGGAACGATCTAGAGTTCCCATTAAAAGTATTGATGCTGCCTATATGCTAACCGATAAATTGGGATATATAAAGGTTAATCGATTTTCAGAAACTACCTATCAGGAATTTAAAGAGAGCCTTTCACACTTAAGAACTTTAGGCGCAAAAGAAATAGCCATAGATCTTAGAGATAATCCTGGAGGTTATCTATCTGAAGCGGTAAATATTGTAGATGAATTTTTAAAAGACGGAAACCTAATCTTATTTACCAAGAACAAATCTGGCGCTATAGAAAAAACCTTTGCTAAAAATAAGGGGAATTATGAAGATAAACCTCTATACGTTCTTATCAATGAAAATTCTGCTTCTGCCAGTGAGATCGTCGCCGGTGCATTTCAAGATAATGATCGAGGAACTATTATAGGTAGACGCTCTTATGGAAAAGGTCTTGTTCAACGAGAAATGGCTTTGGGCGATGGAAGCGCTGTTAGACTTACGATAGCTCGTTACTACACCCCTACCGGTAGATCTATTCAGAAACCTTATAATTTAGGCAATGAAGCTTACTTTAATGATTACATCCGTAGATACAAAAACGGTGAACTTGCGCATGCAGATAGCATACATGTAACAGATTCTTTAAAATATACCACACCTGCAGGTAAGATAGTTTATGGTGGAGGAGGTATTATTCCGGATATTTTTATTCCTAAGGATACAAATTCTGAGAAAGAAGCCCTGTCCTTTCTTCTAAGATCTTCGGGACTCTTCAGTAAGTTCATTTTTCAGGAATTAGAAAGAGATAGAAGCTTTTACAACAAGTTAACCTGGGAAGAATTTAAGGACCGAGAAATGATTACAGATAAAACAATATCTAATTTTTTCAAGTTTACGAAAGATGAAAATATACCTTTAGATATCAAGAATAACCTTCCTATTTTAAAGACCTATTTAGAAGCCGTAATGGCAGAGCAGTTATTTAGCACTAATGAATTTCAACGGATAATTAATATAGATGACCGAATTATCCAAAAAGTGATAGAATTATCGCAGTCAAATTAA
- a CDS encoding deoxycytidylate deaminase, with amino-acid sequence MRNEKQQRYDKAYLRIAREWGALSHCKRKQVGALIVKDRMIISDGYNGTPTGFENYCEDDEGYTKWYVLHAEANAILKVASSTQSCEGATLYITLSPCKECSKLIHQAGIKRLVYKEGYKDNSGIEFLEKAGIEIIQITELED; translated from the coding sequence ATGAGAAATGAGAAACAACAAAGATATGATAAAGCGTATCTTAGAATAGCAAGAGAATGGGGTGCATTATCTCATTGCAAAAGGAAGCAGGTTGGCGCACTTATTGTGAAAGATAGGATGATCATTTCTGATGGCTATAATGGTACTCCAACAGGTTTTGAAAATTATTGCGAAGATGATGAGGGTTATACCAAATGGTACGTACTTCATGCCGAAGCAAATGCTATTTTAAAGGTTGCTTCTTCTACACAGTCCTGTGAGGGCGCTACTTTGTATATTACCCTATCACCATGCAAAGAATGTAGTAAACTTATTCACCAGGCAGGAATAAAGAGGTTGGTCTATAAAGAAGGCTATAAAGACAATTCCGGGATAGAATTCTTGGAAAAAGCAGGCATAGAAATTATTCAAATAACAGAACTTGAAGATTGA
- a CDS encoding ribonucleoside-diphosphate reductase subunit alpha, translated as MYVHKRDGRKEPVMFDKITARIRKLCYGLNEMVDPLKVAMRVIEGLYDGVTTSELDNLAAEVSATMTTSHPDYARLAARISVSNLHKNTKKTFSEVMTDLYEYVNPRTGKKAPLLAKDVYKVIKENQELLDSTIIYNRDFNYDYFGFKTLERSYLLKLNGKIAERPQHMLMRVSLGIHLNDIDAAIETYELMSKKYFTHATPTLFNSGTPKPQMSSCFLLTMKDDSIDGIYDTLKQTAKISQAAGGIGLSIHNVRATGSYISGTNGTSNGIVPMLRVFNDTARYVDQGGGKRKGSFAMYVEPWHADIFDFLDLKKNHGKEEMRARDLFYAMWIPDLFMKRVEEDTTWTLMCPNECPGLFDIHGDEFEALYHKYESEGKGRKTVKARELWEKILESQIETGTPYMLYKDAANRKSNQKNLGTIRSSNLCTEIMEYTSPDEVAVCNLASIALPMFIKDNEFDHKELFKITKRVIKNLNKVIDRNYYPVKEAENSNMRHRPVGLGVQGLADTFIKLRLPFTSDEAKKLNQEIFETLYFGSVTASMELAKEEGPYSTYEGSPISQGEFQYNLWGMTDEDLSGRWDWAKLREKVLKNGVRNSLLMAPMPTASTSQILGNNEAFEPYTSNIYTRRVLSGEFIVVNKHLLEDLSSRGLWTEDVKDAIMRANGSVQDIDIIPQDLKELYKTVWELSMKDIIDMSRHRGYFIDQSQSLNLFMENANFSKLTSMHFYAWKSGLKTGMYYLRTKSAVDAIKFTLKKEEKQEPVAVESFTETAAPSVAAPVKVATEGSSLSPEELRALIAQSKEAEGDDCLMCGS; from the coding sequence ATGTATGTACACAAAAGAGACGGGCGTAAAGAACCCGTAATGTTCGATAAGATCACTGCAAGAATTAGAAAATTGTGTTATGGCCTTAATGAAATGGTAGACCCTCTAAAGGTTGCCATGCGCGTAATAGAAGGTTTATATGACGGAGTTACAACAAGTGAATTAGATAATCTGGCAGCAGAAGTTTCTGCCACTATGACTACCTCTCACCCGGATTATGCACGTTTAGCAGCAAGAATTTCTGTTTCCAACCTACATAAAAATACCAAGAAGACATTTTCTGAGGTAATGACAGATCTTTACGAATATGTAAACCCAAGAACAGGTAAAAAAGCACCTCTTTTGGCGAAAGATGTGTATAAGGTAATAAAAGAAAATCAAGAGCTTTTAGATTCAACCATTATTTATAACAGAGATTTTAATTATGATTACTTCGGGTTCAAAACATTAGAAAGATCCTACCTCCTCAAATTAAATGGTAAGATCGCAGAACGCCCGCAACATATGCTTATGCGTGTTTCTTTAGGTATTCATTTAAATGATATTGATGCTGCCATAGAAACGTATGAGTTAATGTCTAAGAAATATTTTACACACGCTACTCCAACATTATTTAATTCTGGTACTCCAAAACCACAAATGTCATCTTGTTTTTTACTTACAATGAAAGATGATAGCATAGATGGAATATATGACACTTTAAAACAAACCGCTAAGATCTCTCAAGCAGCAGGAGGTATCGGATTATCTATTCATAACGTTCGCGCAACAGGATCTTATATTTCCGGAACTAACGGTACTTCTAACGGAATTGTACCAATGCTTAGAGTATTTAATGATACCGCCCGTTATGTAGACCAAGGAGGTGGAAAAAGAAAAGGTTCTTTTGCTATGTATGTTGAACCATGGCATGCAGATATTTTCGATTTTCTAGACTTAAAGAAAAATCACGGAAAAGAAGAGATGCGAGCGCGCGATCTTTTTTACGCCATGTGGATCCCAGATCTATTTATGAAACGTGTAGAAGAAGATACAACTTGGACGTTAATGTGCCCAAATGAATGCCCTGGATTATTTGATATTCATGGCGATGAATTTGAAGCGCTTTACCATAAATATGAAAGTGAAGGAAAAGGCAGAAAAACAGTAAAAGCTCGTGAGCTTTGGGAGAAAATCCTGGAATCTCAAATAGAGACCGGAACTCCTTATATGCTTTATAAAGATGCTGCAAACCGTAAATCGAATCAGAAGAATTTAGGAACTATTCGTTCTTCAAACTTGTGTACCGAGATCATGGAATACACCAGCCCAGATGAAGTGGCTGTTTGTAACCTGGCTTCTATCGCTTTACCAATGTTCATTAAAGACAATGAGTTTGACCATAAAGAACTTTTTAAGATCACTAAAAGAGTGATCAAGAACTTGAACAAAGTTATTGATAGAAACTATTACCCGGTTAAAGAAGCTGAAAACTCTAACATGCGTCACCGTCCGGTTGGCTTAGGAGTTCAAGGCCTTGCCGATACTTTTATTAAATTGAGATTGCCTTTTACTTCCGATGAAGCAAAAAAACTGAATCAGGAGATTTTTGAAACGCTATATTTTGGATCTGTAACCGCTTCTATGGAATTAGCTAAAGAAGAAGGTCCATATTCTACATATGAAGGCTCACCAATTAGCCAAGGAGAATTTCAGTACAATCTTTGGGGAATGACAGATGAAGATCTTAGCGGACGCTGGGATTGGGCGAAACTTCGAGAAAAAGTTCTTAAGAACGGAGTTAGAAACTCACTGTTAATGGCGCCAATGCCAACAGCCTCTACCTCTCAAATTCTTGGTAATAACGAAGCTTTTGAACCTTATACTTCAAACATTTATACCAGACGTGTACTTTCTGGTGAGTTCATCGTAGTAAATAAACATCTTTTGGAAGACCTTTCATCTAGAGGTTTATGGACAGAAGATGTAAAAGATGCTATCATGAGAGCCAACGGATCTGTTCAAGATATAGACATTATTCCGCAAGATCTTAAAGAACTTTACAAAACCGTATGGGAATTGAGTATGAAAGACATAATAGACATGTCTAGACACCGCGGTTATTTTATAGATCAGTCGCAATCGCTTAACCTGTTCATGGAAAATGCTAATTTCAGCAAGCTTACTTCTATGCACTTTTACGCTTGGAAGAGCGGGTTAAAAACTGGAATGTACTATTTACGAACCAAGAGTGCTGTAGACGCTATAAAATTCACCCTTAAAAAAGAAGAAAAACAAGAACCTGTAGCTGTAGAAAGTTTTACTGAAACAGCAGCACCGTCTGTAGCGGCACCTGTAAAAGTAGCTACAGAAGGCAGTTCTCTTTCTCCAGAAGAATTGCGCGCTCTAATTGCACAATCTAAAGAGGCAGAAGGAGACGATTGCTTAATGTGCGGTTCTTAA
- a CDS encoding deoxyguanosinetriphosphate triphosphohydrolase gives MNWEQLLSLKRFGDKNKRLRKEQNETRLGFEVDYDRIIFSSAFRSLQDKTQVIPLSKTDFVHTRLTHSLEVSVVGRSLGRLAGQKILEKHPHLKTIHGYQMNDFGAIVAAAALAHDIGNPPFGHSGEKAIGEYFSLGNGARFKEQLSPEEYQDLVKFEGNANGFRILTETRPGIQGGIRLSYATLGAFIKYPKESLPHKPTKNIGDKKFGVFQSEKAIFEEVAEELGLIKVRNDKNVAFARHPLAFLVEAADDICYTIIDFEDGINLGLINEEFALEYLINLVRNSINTSKYHSLTSTADRLSYLRALAINTLITEAVELFLANEEAILKGEFHEALFDKSSYEAQIKDIIKISVENIYQSEEVIDKEIAGYKMLSYLLDTYTKALLPEPAYVDSNFNKLVLQSIPKLQILEEDSVYESLMKICSYTASLTDGITVASFNKYRGYNI, from the coding sequence ATGAATTGGGAACAACTCCTTTCTTTAAAAAGATTTGGAGATAAGAATAAGAGACTTAGAAAAGAACAGAACGAAACCAGACTTGGTTTTGAAGTAGATTATGATCGTATTATCTTTTCCTCAGCTTTTAGAAGTTTACAGGATAAAACTCAGGTAATACCATTGTCAAAAACAGATTTTGTACATACCAGACTTACTCATAGTTTAGAAGTATCTGTGGTTGGAAGGTCTTTAGGTAGATTAGCCGGGCAAAAGATCTTAGAAAAACATCCACATCTTAAAACCATTCATGGCTATCAAATGAATGATTTCGGAGCTATTGTAGCAGCAGCAGCCCTGGCTCATGATATAGGAAATCCACCTTTTGGTCATTCCGGAGAAAAAGCAATTGGAGAATATTTTAGTTTAGGAAATGGTGCCAGATTTAAAGAGCAACTTTCTCCAGAAGAATATCAAGATCTGGTAAAATTTGAAGGAAACGCCAATGGCTTTCGCATATTAACGGAAACCAGACCAGGTATACAAGGCGGGATAAGACTTTCTTATGCAACTTTAGGTGCTTTTATAAAATACCCAAAAGAATCCCTTCCGCACAAACCCACAAAAAATATAGGCGATAAGAAATTTGGAGTTTTTCAATCTGAAAAAGCCATTTTTGAAGAGGTGGCAGAGGAGTTAGGCCTTATAAAAGTTAGAAATGATAAGAACGTTGCTTTTGCAAGACATCCGCTGGCATTTTTGGTAGAAGCTGCAGATGATATTTGCTACACCATCATAGATTTTGAAGACGGTATTAACCTTGGTTTGATCAATGAAGAATTTGCATTAGAATATCTTATCAACTTAGTGAGAAATAGTATTAATACCTCAAAATACCATTCGCTAACCTCAACAGCAGACAGACTAAGTTATTTGAGAGCCTTAGCTATAAACACACTTATTACAGAAGCGGTAGAGCTTTTCTTAGCAAATGAAGAAGCCATCTTAAAAGGCGAATTTCACGAAGCTTTATTTGACAAGAGCAGCTACGAAGCTCAAATTAAAGACATCATAAAAATAAGTGTAGAGAACATCTATCAGAGTGAGGAGGTTATAGACAAAGAGATCGCTGGCTATAAAATGCTTTCTTATTTGTTGGACACCTACACCAAAGCTCTATTACCAGAACCTGCATATGTAGACTCTAATTTTAATAAATTGGTATTACAATCTATTCCCAAGCTTCAGATATTGGAGGAAGATTCAGTTTACGAGAGCTTGATGAAGATCTGTTCTTACACCGCATCGCTTACAGATGGAATTACCGTGGCATCATTTAATAAATACAGAGGATATAATATCTAA
- a CDS encoding HupE/UreJ family protein codes for MSDFWLYFKLGLEHVLDWQAYDHILFLIALVISYSFSSWKKVLYLASTFTLGHTISLMLSAYGIVNVDTKYVEALIAISILITALFNLFTAKKKENKNALLLYITTVFFGIIHGLGFSTYFKMIASGMENKFLLLLEFTLGIEAAQIIVVLSVLVFTFIFLKVLKVNRRDWILVISAIVIGILLPILQETLMQLW; via the coding sequence ATGTCTGATTTCTGGTTATATTTTAAGTTAGGCCTTGAACACGTGTTAGATTGGCAAGCTTATGATCATATTCTTTTCTTAATTGCACTTGTTATATCCTATTCATTTTCCAGTTGGAAAAAAGTGCTCTACTTAGCCTCTACTTTTACGTTAGGACACACTATTTCTTTAATGCTTTCTGCCTACGGAATTGTAAATGTAGACACCAAATATGTTGAAGCGCTCATTGCAATTTCTATATTAATTACGGCACTATTTAATCTTTTTACTGCTAAAAAGAAAGAGAATAAAAATGCTCTTTTACTTTATATCACCACCGTTTTTTTTGGAATAATTCATGGATTAGGGTTTTCTACCTATTTTAAGATGATAGCTTCAGGAATGGAGAATAAGTTTTTATTGCTTCTAGAATTTACTTTAGGAATAGAAGCTGCTCAAATTATAGTAGTACTTTCTGTATTGGTCTTCACGTTTATCTTTTTGAAAGTTTTAAAAGTGAATCGCAGAGATTGGATCTTAGTTATTTCTGCTATTGTAATTGGTATACTGCTACCCATCTTACAAGAAACCTTAATGCAGCTGTGGTAA
- a CDS encoding ribonucleotide-diphosphate reductase subunit beta, with amino-acid sequence MAQLEPILQENKDRFVIFPIKHHDIWDWYKKMEASFWTAEEIDLHQDLSDWNNKLTKDERYFIKHILAFFAASDGIVNENLAENFVNEVQYAEAKFFYGFQIMMENIHSETYSLLIDTYVKDETEKNQLFQALEVFPAIKKKASWALKWIESDSFAERLIAFAAVEGIFFSGAFCSIFWLKKRGLMPGLTFSNELISRDEGVHCDFAVHLHNNHLVNKVPKERIREIIVDALNIEREFVTESLPVSLIGMNSKLMTEYLEFVADRLLVEFECEKEYGSANPFDFMDMINLQGKTNFFEKRVGEYQKAGVMNKDKDTNKISFDADF; translated from the coding sequence ATGGCACAACTAGAACCCATTTTACAAGAGAACAAAGACAGATTTGTAATCTTTCCGATAAAACACCATGATATTTGGGATTGGTATAAAAAAATGGAAGCTAGTTTTTGGACCGCAGAAGAAATAGATCTTCACCAAGATCTTTCAGACTGGAATAATAAGTTAACTAAAGATGAGCGTTACTTCATAAAGCATATTTTGGCATTTTTTGCTGCCTCAGATGGAATTGTGAACGAAAATCTGGCAGAGAACTTTGTAAATGAAGTGCAATATGCAGAAGCAAAATTCTTTTATGGCTTTCAGATCATGATGGAAAATATCCATTCTGAAACCTATTCGCTTCTTATTGATACCTACGTAAAAGATGAAACTGAAAAAAATCAGCTTTTTCAGGCATTAGAAGTTTTTCCGGCAATAAAGAAAAAAGCATCCTGGGCTTTAAAATGGATAGAATCTGATTCTTTTGCAGAAAGACTTATAGCATTTGCTGCCGTAGAAGGGATCTTCTTTTCTGGAGCATTTTGCTCTATCTTCTGGTTGAAAAAACGTGGATTGATGCCTGGCCTTACGTTCTCTAACGAGCTTATCTCTAGAGATGAAGGTGTACACTGTGATTTTGCAGTGCATTTACACAACAATCATCTTGTAAATAAAGTACCTAAAGAAAGAATTAGAGAGATCATCGTAGACGCTCTAAATATTGAAAGAGAATTTGTTACAGAATCCCTACCGGTAAGTTTAATAGGAATGAACTCCAAATTAATGACCGAGTATTTAGAATTTGTAGCAGATAGATTACTGGTAGAATTTGAATGTGAAAAAGAATATGGAAGTGCTAATCCCTTCGATTTTATGGATATGATAAATCTTCAGGGTAAAACTAACTTCTTTGAAAAACGCGTAGGAGAATATCAAAAAGCCGGCGTGATGAATAAAGATAAAGACACTAATAAGATAAGCTTTGATGCCGATTTTTAA